The genomic segment tatattctcaacatgCCCCCTTATGCATGGGCCTGATTCTTTTTCATGGGCCAAGCATGTGGAAATTCTTTTTGATAATGGATAGCGGTGAGGTTCGATCCCAGAACCTTTGCCTGCTCTCATACTATGATAAAGAAATGACTTTGGGCTAACTCAACTGCAAAAGCTGGCTCATGACAcaaggattgcccaagaccatataaagaGACCAATGATCCCTTAACCCAATGGCCACAGATATGGTCAAGAAATTCCTGCTAACCAGACAGAAATTAAGTTTGCACTCACTACCAAAGAGCATTCGCCCCTTTACTATTTTCGTCTCGACGGGGTTTTAGTCTTTACAGGGGCATACCCTAACCAGATTCAATCCCAAGGGTTAATCAAGCTTTTGAAACTAGTGAAACTAGTCTTCACAGTTTGAGTTCCTCTTTCAATGATGCATTCTTAGCTTGTCAAACTTTCTTCCCTTTACTAGGAAAATTATCCGGTAAGCAAGAACTTTGTATTCCTATCCCTCGCAGAAGAGAacactcaacaacaacaacaacaacaacaaacccagtgtattcccacttagtggggtctgggggggtaagatgtacgcagtccatacctctacctctgatgaagcagaaaggctgtttccgaaagacccccggctcaagtcacgagatatcacacaaacacatagtacagcacagaagaagatgacataacatagataaggcacccatagggaatataaaacagagtaaagcaggaatgcaggagaGAACACTCGTCAATGCAAAAATGAACAGCAAAAAGAAGCAAGTAACAGAAGTTTGAGCTTTTTGATGAGCTAAACAAAAGGGTGTTCTGATGTCAGATTTTTAATTATTCCTTCACAGATCTTGTATAAAAATTCGACAAAAAATGGGGATATAGTTTGCCATTTAAGGAAAGGATGCTCAGGACAGAAGAGGTTTATTTAGTTTATGCCCCTGTTAGATGTTCTTCTGTGGTTTTCATCAAACAAACTGCATAacatttctttcttcttcctcTGCCCACTAACATAAAAGAAGAGGACATTGTGGTCTATCTCTGTTATGAAACCTTTTACTTGTCTTTCCTCCTATATGTAGATGGAAGACAATTAATAGCATAATCTTCTATTTCCGTCGCATGGTATGAAATATTGACAAAAAATCATCTTCTGGCAATAAGTGCCCCCGGCTAACAAGAAAGTAAAGCAAGCGATAAGATTTTAGAGATACTTCAATCCTTTTCCCTCAAAGAGGGGATATTGCTGATACTTCAATTCTCGGCCAATTCACAGAATATTTGGAACTGTGTCTCTAGCTGTATTTCCTGCTGATGCCACTGACATGATGTACGCAGCCTTTTTTAACATTGATACCCTTCAGGTCCGAATCCACATATGGGACATTTGGCTCTTGCAGATGCTTTTGTTGTCACTGCTGACTCAGTTAGTATGTTAAGTGAGGCTTGCAGTACTGGGTAAGTTGCTATTATGTTGACTCTTGTCAATTCAATGTCCCTTCTGTTCTCCTTTTCATTAGCATTTCATCTAAAGAGTTTACGGTTCAGGAAACCTGTTTATGTAATTGGTGCTGAGCGCTGTACGTGGAAATTCAGAGACTTCCATCGATCCTTGAAAAATCGAGGAGTGGTTCGGCCATTCACTGGAAAAGAAGATGTGAGTAGAGTTATCGtacattattttttgtttgtacTACTTCTGGCAGTAGGCACTATTTAATTCTACAACTACTAAAAGCACTGCATAGTTTTGAAATACAATTGGAAGTGGATAATTCCACGTGCCATTTGACATTATCTTCTCTTACTGCAACCATTCACGTTTTAAATTTGGAATTCAAGTGAATACACCGGTAAACATTAAGCTTACGCGTTACAGTCACCGGCCATGCAAGGGCCTGATGCCTGGAATCAAAAGTTGTGACTATGTCTTATACTCATCCTGTTATTTTATAGATATCTGAAAGTTGGAGCTATAGTCCCCTGAATGATACTAAGGAGGCTGCTGCCCAGGTGATTAAAGCACTAGCCGAACGTGGATGGAGTTTGCCATCATAGTTTCTTCTTAACTATAGATTGTTTATCTTGATTCAGGCATATTTACCAGCTTTAGCACCTGTATTACTGTTACAGAAAATGGAGTAGAGGGAATTTGTTGATTTTCTACCATCAGAAGTATCTATTCTTCTCATTTTGGCTGTTTGGTTATTTACTTCTTTCTGTTCAATTTTAGAAGGACAATGTAGTAGTGCAATATACCTCTCCACTTCCCTTTCGGttccgggggtgggcccggggtcggGTGGAGTtttgggccgaaaatcgactggCGGCCCCCCGGCTGGCTGTGGAGCGGGGGAGGGTGGGCCGactgggccatttgggtggtcaaataggcgaaacggcatgaacgagccatttttgggccaaatcggtgcatgttagcccatggttccaggggtgggcccggTTACTTTTagagaaatcaaagaaaatatccACCAGTTATGTCACttggattcttcaaaaatgataCAACACTcgtgtcagatcctccaaaaataaatcactcttggAGGATCCGACATGAACAGGACGAATCGTTTAAAGAGTCTCCAATTATTTCACTTTACAAAATAGAGTGTTTTACTGAGTACACTAATTTATGTAAGTCCAACACACGTCTGTCGAGAAAagaaaattagttcagttaaacagtaGCCCAACTTAGTATTCTCtgaaattgatattttttcaaCCCAATGGGTTAACAAATGATAACTCATTTTCTTTAATGGTCTATgctaaattgaaaataaataaataataataataaagaaggcCTAGCTCAATTTAAATCTAGAACACAATACACTCCTGATTGAACAATTTTTCTGTTTGTGTATCTGTATGTCATGaagtttcaaaagtgaaatttcaTGACAATGTCTGAGAGGTTTACTTCTAAAAATTGAAATCCTGTGAATTTTAACAACACGCATTCGAAAATTTtctattataaaaaaaagaaaaaaaaaattgaatcgatGAACCTAAGAAAGTCAAATATCCCAATGATCCAACTTCCATTAATTTGTAAGACTCTTTTTGTTTGTTTGGATTAATGATCTCAACTAATTTGCATAGTGGATTAGGGGAAAAAGTTCGTTGTTTAGTTGTCAACTCATGGGAATAAATTAATTTCGACTTGACTCATCCATGCAAAAAAGTTATTCTTaacataattaattttaaaatgtatGTTTTCTATTTAACTAATTGTAACAATGGTAGTCAAATAACTATAATAATAAGATTAGGTAATATGATAGTGATTTTCCAATTAATTTCTAACTTGGTCCACCAATCATTCTTGTTCTATCTGCCCCATTTATCACTTTTTTGGCTCCTTTTTAGCTAAAATAATATTGTTaactaagatttttttttttaaaataactatttttagaaGTTCCATTATCTAATTTGAGATACTTAAAAGAATTACACAACCACCCTCCTTGCTAATAGAATTGAACAACCACTCTTCTTGCTCCTTTTTAGCTATTTTAAAATAatcttactaaaataaaaaatgaattgatTTTAAAACTTCCATGAGTAAAGCATCAATTACCCcgaattatgatcaaatttacaACGATACACTCTAACTTTacggggtcctattatcccctgaactaaattttagcatatttttgtcaacctttttagctggtGTGACACCTTTTGTCCACCCTTtcagctgacgtgacaccttttctCAACCTTTTTAGCTGGCGTGACACCTTTGATTTGtgccccattttatgtaataaaggtgccacatgcacaaaagggtgacaaaagtacagtaaaattgagttcagggtaGTAGGAccatgtgaagttggagtgtatcgTAGCAACTTTGGTGATAGTTGGAGTTCCTGGATGCTTCCATTGATAGTACTTGAAACCATTAAACAACCAACCTCCTTGCTAGCTCCATTAGTCTAAAAAATGATACTACTATTTTCCTTAGTAGTTTAATTCATTTTAGCACTATATAATGTCCATTCCACTTTGTTATTCTCATCACAAGCAAGCAAAACCATTAGGCATTGAAGAATCAAGAAAACAAAAGCATCAAAATGGATAAAAGTGAGCCAACCAAGATTGAGATGGGAGAGAATAGCAAATTAGAGAGGAAAGTAGGAAAAGCCCCACTATTAGGATCACCTTCTCATGCTATTTCAAGTGCTGCAGTTCCAACTAAAAGAGCTGGTAGTTACAAAAGAGGCATTGCTATTTTTGATCTAATCTTGAGAATTGCTGCTGTTGCTACTTCCATTGGTGCTGCTGTTGGCATGGCTACTGCTGGTGAAACTCTTCCATTCTTTACTCAGTTCTTTCAATTCGAAGCTGGCTACGACGATCTTCCTACTTTTACGTACGTACCTGTCTTACTTTCACGATTACGATATTAATATATACATGCATGTGTAGTCCAGATACTAGTGCTTAATTTGTTGCTGCATGTATTTTTGCAGGTTCTTTGTGGTAGCTATGTCAATTGTGGTTGCCTATCTAGTCCTCTCCATACCGTTCTCTATAGTGTGCATTGCGCGCTCTCATGTCGTTGCTCCAAGGCTCCTCCTCATCATCTTTGACACCGTAAGCACGGTGTACCTTCATATTTTCTTAATGAGAAGTTTTTATAACAACATAAATGATGTTAGGACATCGTATGAACTAACTACTAGTAACACTATCAAATATCTGAACTTCATATGTAGCAACTCAAGACTATATATTATAAACTTTAGAGTAAAACATTTGGTATTTCCTCAACTATGACACACTCCcgcttcacaggggtcctattacctcccgAACTAaattagcgtatttttgtcaa from the Capsicum annuum cultivar UCD-10X-F1 chromosome 9, UCD10Xv1.1, whole genome shotgun sequence genome contains:
- the LOC124886969 gene encoding casparian strip membrane protein 1-like translates to MDKSEPTKIEMGENSKLERKVGKAPLLGSPSHAISSAAVPTKRAGSYKRGIAIFDLILRIAAVATSIGAAVGMATAGETLPFFTQFFQFEAGYDDLPTFTFFVVAMSIVVAYLVLSIPFSIVCIARSHVVAPRLLLIIFDTAIVTLTTSAAGASAAIVYLAHNGNQDANWLAFCNQFGDFCQTTSGAVVAAFITIVLLLILILLSAIALNRRH